The Rhinopithecus roxellana isolate Shanxi Qingling chromosome 13, ASM756505v1, whole genome shotgun sequence genome contains a region encoding:
- the LOC104653734 gene encoding uncharacterized protein LOC104653734 yields MDKVWYGDTMECYLIIKNKVLMHATTWMNLEDTMVVAGHTISLVPPTLLITWKGHLDSVADILYVDNFQLVISAGQDRDVKAWKLSGDAIGTFGLSVWKRLQDAHDGPHENRASLEEDGSSTGTTQKAFHLELQEQWDLAEALIYQRREQAALMALLHGKADKETEAWAKLQKMALMSPWAGERPLEDIEDSWSKWESRDKQVSKVLGAAYKPKERLRNTRFLSMRVPYGWMKQQISPQVYQSLHFNDLIPTQQPDFLTSRGPDQQDEHIRLVAHDVQKDLVPSREQAVLDTMDSTPAATSSPSSLLSVTASASRLLDSSLPAFLRPQFSFLRRPQSASTAHSTPSVPSPVSKSTLQRSATPKHIVSSLERPPRPLKATFMSSVKEGSHVRF; encoded by the exons GTTGTGGCTGGCCATACCATTTCCCTGGTTCCCCCCACGCTCCTGATTACCTGGAAGGGCCATTTGGATAGTGTGGCAGACATCCTGTATGTGGACAACTTCCAGTTGGTTATCAGCGCTGGCCAGGACCGGGACGTCAAGGCTTGGAAACTCTCCGGTGATGCCATTG GAACATTTGGCCTGAGTGTGTGGAAAAGACTACAGGATGCCCATGATGGTCCTCATGAAAACAGAGCAAGCTTAGAGGAAGACGGCAGCTCCACTGGCACCACCCAGAAGGCTTTCCATCTGGAACTGCA GGAGCAGTGGGATCTGGCTGAGGCCCTGATATACCAGCGGCGAGAGCAGGCAGCGCTGATGGCCCTCCTGCATGGGAAGGCAGATAAGGAGACAGAAGCTTGGGCCAAGCTGCAGAAGATGGCCCTGATGTCCCCATGGGCTGGAGAGCGCCCCCTGGAAGACATTGAGGACAGCTGGAGCAAGTGGGAGTCCAGGGACAAGCAG GTGAGCAAAGTCTTGGGAGCGGCGTATAAGCCCAAGGAACGCTTGCGGAATACCAGGTTCCTGTCCATGAGGGTGCCGTACGGCTGGATGAAGCAGCAG ATCTCACCTCAGGTCTACCAAAGCCTGCACTTCAATGATCTGATACCCACTCAGCAGCCCGACTTCCTGACCAGCAGGGGCCCAGACCAGCAGGACGAGCACATCCGCCTGGTAGCCCACGATGTCCAGAAGGACCTGGTGCCCAGCAGGGAGCAGGCTGTGCTGGATACCATGGACAGCACTCCTGCAGCCACCTCCTCCCCATCTTCCTTGTTATCtgtcactgcctcagcctccaggctgCTGGACTCCAGCTTGCCTGCCTTCCTGAGGCCCCAGTTCTCTTTCTTGCGGCGGCCCCAGTCGGCCTCCACGGCCCATTCCACCCCCTCGGTCCCATCCCCGGTGTCCAAGTCCACCCTGCAGAGGTCAGCAACCCCCAAGCACATTGTCTCCTCCCTCGAGCGGCCCCCAAGGCCTCTGAAGGCCACCTTCATGTCCTCTGTGAAGGAGGGCTCCCACGTCAGGTTCTGA